Proteins encoded in a region of the Ziziphus jujuba cultivar Dongzao chromosome 3, ASM3175591v1 genome:
- the LOC107422723 gene encoding probable leucine-rich repeat receptor-like protein kinase At1g35710 isoform X1 gives MAPWSPYLVVRTLDQFLLFIIILLFLLCSSSTCFATSGEAEALVKWKDSLDMNPTTHSLLRSWNLNSTNSTSHHHHNTPCSWVGITCNDFGSVINVTLESSNLKGTLHNFNFSSFPSLLTLGFYNNSLYGSIPSHIGNLSTLTSLDMGFNHLFGNIPSQICLLTSLRFLALANNYLSGSIPPQIGMLVSLEVIYAYRNNLSGSIPVSIGNLSKLTELSLDGNKIVGSIPHEIGQLKSLTTLSLRDNQLSGSIPMSIENLSKLTELSLDGNKIVGSIPNEIGQLKSLTTLSLRDNQLSGSIPMSIENLSKLTELSLDGNKIVGSIPNEIGQLKSLTTLYLYDNQLSGSIPMSIGNLSKLIELDVGENKIVGFIVNEIGQLKSLTTLYLYDNQLSGSIPMSIGNLSKLTDLSLRGNKIGGSILKEIGHLKSLAHLDLNNNQLIGSIPMSIGQLKSLIYLSLHDNYLTGYLPDNICLNGKLRRFTAGFNSFKGSIPKSITNCSSLGKFSVEGNQLRGNISEELGIYPNMYYMDLSNNKFFGELTRIWGQFPKLTMLNISNNKISGGLPPELGKAMQLRKLDLSSNLFVGKIPQELGQLKFLYILMLNNNFVSGNIPAEIGMTSELETLDLAANQLSGPIPMHLEHCSKLLHLNLRNNIFSGNIPFQIGNLHSLENLDLSKNLLSGKLPSELGHLDKLETFNLSHNNLSGTIPSTFKELMSLTSVDISYNHLEGPLPNNKAFLEAPFEALEDNKGLCGNNTNIKICPIPKENRSKVIIFLVIVSISCALILSFIIVRVLFICKKRKRHVDEPRQTQMTVTFFEAWSHNGKNVHEEIVEATESFSSKYCIGVGGFGTVYKAVLSTGQVFAVKKWHENGGGASKEAFDSEINVLTRARHRNIIKLHGFCSHTRHSYLVYEFMEKGSLVKILSDNVKAVELEWTKRINVVKGLANAISYMHHGCCPAIIHRDISTKNVLLDDDYEAHISDFGSATTLDPESSNWTPFAGTLGYSAPELAYTMQVNEKIDVYSFGVVTLEVIMGKHPGDLISSLLPSPLPDFDVLLKDVLDQRLSPPRRQIVDHVISIAEIAFACLQRSPQSRPTIKQVSQKLSTPLQSLSEPFHMITIKQLFDSPTWTS, from the exons ATGGCACCCTGGAGTCCATACCTCGTTGTACGGACACTTGATCAGTTTTTGTTGTTTATCATCATTCTACTATTTCTTCTTTGTTCTTCTAGTACTTGTTTTGCAACAAGTGGAGAGGCAGAGGCCCTTGTGAAATGGAAGGACAGCCTTGATATGAATCCAACTACTCATTCTCTTCTCCGCTCTTGGAATCTCAATTCTACTAATTCAACTTCTCATCATCACCATAATACCCCTTGTTCCTGGGTTGGGATCACTTGTAATGACTTTGGAAGTGTCATCAACGTTACTCTTGAAAGCAGTAATCTGAAAGGTACGCTTCACAACTTCAACTTCTCCTCCTTTCCCAGCTtgctcactcttggcttttatAACAACTCCCTCTATGGAAGTATCCCATCTCACATTGGCAACCTTTCTACACTCACCTCACTTGATATGGGGTTCAATCATCTCTTTGGAAACATTCCTTCCCAAATATGCCTTTTGACAAGTTTACGTTTCCTTGCTTTGGCTAATAATTATTTGAGTGGCTCTATTCCACCTCAAATAGGCATGTTGGTGTCTCTTGAAGTGATTTATGCTTATAGAAACAATCTTTCAGGTTCAATTCCTGTGTCCATTGGAAACTTGAGCAAGTTAACTGAATTGAGTCTTGATGGAAACAAAATAGTTGGATCCATCCCCCATGAGATTGGACAGCTTAAATCACTCACCACCCTTTCTTTGCGTGATAACCAACTCAGTGGCTCAATTCCTATGTCCATTGAAAACTTGAGCAAGTTAACTGAATTGAGTCTGGATGGAAACAAAATAGTTGGGTCCATCCCCAATGAGATTGGACAGCTTAAATCACTCACCACCCTTTCTTTGCGTGATAACCAACTCAGTGGCTCAATTCCTATGTCCATTGAAAACTTGAGCAAGTTAACTGAATTGAGTCTGGATGGAAACAAAATAGTTGGGTCCATCCCCAATGAGATTGGACAGCTTAAATCACTCACTACCCTTTATTTGTATGATAACCAACTCAGTGGCTCAATTCCTATGTCCATTGGAAACTTGAGCAAGTTAATTGAATTGGATGTTGGTGAAAACAAAATAGTTGGGTTCATCGTCAATGAGATTGGACAGCTTAAATCACTCACTACCCTTTATTTGTATGATAACCAACTCAGTGGCTCAATTCCTATGTCCATTGGAAACTTGAGCAAGTTAACTGATTTGAGTCTTCGTGGAAACAAAATAGGTGGGTCCATCCTCAAAGAGATTGGACATCTTAAATCACTCGCCCAccttgatttaaataataaccAGCTCATTGGCTCAATTCCTATGTCCATCGGACAGCTAAAATCTCTTATTTACCTTTCACTGCATGATAATTACCTCACTGGCTATCTACCAGATAATATTTGTCTTAACGGGAAGCTTAGACGGTTTACAGCAGGTTTTAACAGCTTTAAAGGTTCAATTCCCAAAAGCATAACAAATTGCAGTTCCTTGGGTAAATTTTCAGTTGAGGGGAATCAACTAAGAGGGAATATATCAGAAGAGCTCGGAATATATCCAAACATGTATTATATGGACTTGAGCAACAATAAGTTTTTCGGAGAGCTTACTAGAATCTGGGGACAGTTTCCAAAGCTCACGATGTTGAATATCtctaacaataaaatttctGGTGGGCTACCTCCTGAACTTGGGAAGGCTATGCAATTGCGTAAACTTGACCTCTCTTCCAACCTTTTTGTAGGTAAAATTCCGCAGGAATTGGGACAACTGAAATTCTTATACATTCTCATGCTCAATAATAATTTCGTTTCTGGAAATATTCCTGCAGAAATTGGAATGACTTCAGAGCTTGAAACACTTGACCTTGCAGCCAACCAATTGAGTGGACCAATTCCCATGCATTTGGAGCACTGTTCAAAACTACTCCATTTAAACTTAAGGAATAACATATTCAGTGGAAATATTCCTTTCCAAATTGGGAATCTGCATTCCCTCGAAAATCTTGATCTAAGTAAGAATTTGCTTTCAGGAAAGTTGCCTTCGGAGCTTGGTCATTTGGATAAGCTAGAAACATTTAACCTTTCACACAACAATCTGTCAGGCACAATACCATCCACGTTTAAAGAATTGATGAGCTTGACATCTGTTGATATATCCTACAATCATTTAGAAGGTCCTCTTCCCAACAACAAAGCCTTCCTAGAGGCCCCATTTGAAGCATTGGAAGATAATAAAGGTTTGTGTGGCAACAACACAAATATAAAGATTTGCCCCATACCTAAAGAGAATAGAAGTaaagttataatatttttagtcATAGTGTCTATATCTTGTGCTCTAATTCTATCATTTATCATTGTTAGAGTACTATTTATTTGCAAAAAGAGAAAGAGGCATGTTGATGAGCCAAGACAAACACAAATGACTGTAACTTTCTTTGAAGCATGGAGCCATAATGGGAAAAATGTTCATGAAGAAATAGTTGAAGCAACTGAGAGCTTCAGCTCTAAATATTGCATTGGAGTTGGAGGATTTGGAACTGTCTATAAAGCAGTGCTGTCAACAGGGCAAGTTTTTGCTGTGAAAAAATGGCATGAAAATGGGGGAGGGGCTAGTAAGGAAGCTTTTGATAGTGAGATTAATGTGTTGACAAGAGCTCGCCACCGAAATATCATTAAGCTTCATGGATTTTGTTCGCATACAAGACACTCATATTTGGTGTATGAGTTCATGGAAAAGGGGAGCTTAGTGAAGATATTGAGCGATAATGTTAAGGCAGTGGAGTTGGAGTGGACCAAGAGAATAAACGTGGTGAAAGGTTTGGCCAATGCCATATCATACATGCACCATGGATGTTGTCCAGCTATAATTCATAGGGACATATCAACTAAGAACGTTCTATTGGACGATGATTACGAGGCTCACATTTCTGACTTTGGTTCTGCTACAACTTTGGATCCAGAGTCATCGAATTGGACACCATTTGCAGGAACCCTTGGCTACTCAGCCCCAG AGCTTGCTTACACAATGCAAGTAAATGAGAAGATAGACGTGTACAGCTTCGGAGTTGTAACATTAGAAGTGATCATGGGAAAGCATCCAGGAGATCTCATATCATCTTTATTACCATCACCATTACCGGATTTCGATGTTCTACTTAAGGATGTACTGGATCAACGTCTCTCGCCTCCAAGGAGGCAAATAGTGGACCATGTGATCTCCATTGCAGAAATAGCATTTGCATGCCTACAACGAAGTCCACAGTCTCGGCCGACTATAAAGCAAGTATCTCAGAAGCTGTCAACTCCATTACAATCATTATCAGAGCCTTTTCATATGATTACAATAAAGCAGCTGTTTGATTCCCCAACATGGACATCCTAA
- the LOC107422723 gene encoding probable leucine-rich repeat receptor-like protein kinase At1g35710 isoform X2, producing the protein MAPWSPYLVVRTLDQFLLFIIILLFLLCSSSTCFATSGEAEALVKWKDSLDMNPTTHSLLRSWNLNSTNSTSHHHHNTPCSWVGITCNDFGSVINVTLESSNLKGTLHNFNFSSFPSLLTLGFYNNSLYGSIPSHIGNLSTLTSLDMGFNHLFGNIPSQICLLTSLRFLALANNYLSGSIPPQIGMLVSLEVIYAYRNNLSGSIPVSIGNLSKLTELSLDGNKIVGSIPHEIGQLKSLTTLSLRDNQLSGSIPMSIENLSKLTELSLDGNKIVGSIPNEIGQLKSLTTLSLRDNQLSGSIPMSIENLSKLTELSLDGNKIVGSIPNEIGQLKSLTTLYLYDNQLSGSIPMSIGNLSKLIELDVGENKIVGFIVNEIGQLKSLTTLYLYDNQLSGSIPMSIGNLSKLTDLSLRGNKIGGSILKEIGHLKSLAHLDLNNNQLIGSIPMSIGQLKSLIYLSLHDNYLTGYLPDNICLNGKLRRFTAGFNSFKGSIPKSITNCSSLGKFSVEGNQLRGNISEELGIYPNMYYMDLSNNKFFGELTRIWGQFPKLTMLNISNNKISGGLPPELGKAMQLRKLDLSSNLFVEIGMTSELETLDLAANQLSGPIPMHLEHCSKLLHLNLRNNIFSGNIPFQIGNLHSLENLDLSKNLLSGKLPSELGHLDKLETFNLSHNNLSGTIPSTFKELMSLTSVDISYNHLEGPLPNNKAFLEAPFEALEDNKGLCGNNTNIKICPIPKENRSKVIIFLVIVSISCALILSFIIVRVLFICKKRKRHVDEPRQTQMTVTFFEAWSHNGKNVHEEIVEATESFSSKYCIGVGGFGTVYKAVLSTGQVFAVKKWHENGGGASKEAFDSEINVLTRARHRNIIKLHGFCSHTRHSYLVYEFMEKGSLVKILSDNVKAVELEWTKRINVVKGLANAISYMHHGCCPAIIHRDISTKNVLLDDDYEAHISDFGSATTLDPESSNWTPFAGTLGYSAPELAYTMQVNEKIDVYSFGVVTLEVIMGKHPGDLISSLLPSPLPDFDVLLKDVLDQRLSPPRRQIVDHVISIAEIAFACLQRSPQSRPTIKQVSQKLSTPLQSLSEPFHMITIKQLFDSPTWTS; encoded by the exons ATGGCACCCTGGAGTCCATACCTCGTTGTACGGACACTTGATCAGTTTTTGTTGTTTATCATCATTCTACTATTTCTTCTTTGTTCTTCTAGTACTTGTTTTGCAACAAGTGGAGAGGCAGAGGCCCTTGTGAAATGGAAGGACAGCCTTGATATGAATCCAACTACTCATTCTCTTCTCCGCTCTTGGAATCTCAATTCTACTAATTCAACTTCTCATCATCACCATAATACCCCTTGTTCCTGGGTTGGGATCACTTGTAATGACTTTGGAAGTGTCATCAACGTTACTCTTGAAAGCAGTAATCTGAAAGGTACGCTTCACAACTTCAACTTCTCCTCCTTTCCCAGCTtgctcactcttggcttttatAACAACTCCCTCTATGGAAGTATCCCATCTCACATTGGCAACCTTTCTACACTCACCTCACTTGATATGGGGTTCAATCATCTCTTTGGAAACATTCCTTCCCAAATATGCCTTTTGACAAGTTTACGTTTCCTTGCTTTGGCTAATAATTATTTGAGTGGCTCTATTCCACCTCAAATAGGCATGTTGGTGTCTCTTGAAGTGATTTATGCTTATAGAAACAATCTTTCAGGTTCAATTCCTGTGTCCATTGGAAACTTGAGCAAGTTAACTGAATTGAGTCTTGATGGAAACAAAATAGTTGGATCCATCCCCCATGAGATTGGACAGCTTAAATCACTCACCACCCTTTCTTTGCGTGATAACCAACTCAGTGGCTCAATTCCTATGTCCATTGAAAACTTGAGCAAGTTAACTGAATTGAGTCTGGATGGAAACAAAATAGTTGGGTCCATCCCCAATGAGATTGGACAGCTTAAATCACTCACCACCCTTTCTTTGCGTGATAACCAACTCAGTGGCTCAATTCCTATGTCCATTGAAAACTTGAGCAAGTTAACTGAATTGAGTCTGGATGGAAACAAAATAGTTGGGTCCATCCCCAATGAGATTGGACAGCTTAAATCACTCACTACCCTTTATTTGTATGATAACCAACTCAGTGGCTCAATTCCTATGTCCATTGGAAACTTGAGCAAGTTAATTGAATTGGATGTTGGTGAAAACAAAATAGTTGGGTTCATCGTCAATGAGATTGGACAGCTTAAATCACTCACTACCCTTTATTTGTATGATAACCAACTCAGTGGCTCAATTCCTATGTCCATTGGAAACTTGAGCAAGTTAACTGATTTGAGTCTTCGTGGAAACAAAATAGGTGGGTCCATCCTCAAAGAGATTGGACATCTTAAATCACTCGCCCAccttgatttaaataataaccAGCTCATTGGCTCAATTCCTATGTCCATCGGACAGCTAAAATCTCTTATTTACCTTTCACTGCATGATAATTACCTCACTGGCTATCTACCAGATAATATTTGTCTTAACGGGAAGCTTAGACGGTTTACAGCAGGTTTTAACAGCTTTAAAGGTTCAATTCCCAAAAGCATAACAAATTGCAGTTCCTTGGGTAAATTTTCAGTTGAGGGGAATCAACTAAGAGGGAATATATCAGAAGAGCTCGGAATATATCCAAACATGTATTATATGGACTTGAGCAACAATAAGTTTTTCGGAGAGCTTACTAGAATCTGGGGACAGTTTCCAAAGCTCACGATGTTGAATATCtctaacaataaaatttctGGTGGGCTACCTCCTGAACTTGGGAAGGCTATGCAATTGCGTAAACTTGACCTCTCTTCCAACCTTTTTGTAG AAATTGGAATGACTTCAGAGCTTGAAACACTTGACCTTGCAGCCAACCAATTGAGTGGACCAATTCCCATGCATTTGGAGCACTGTTCAAAACTACTCCATTTAAACTTAAGGAATAACATATTCAGTGGAAATATTCCTTTCCAAATTGGGAATCTGCATTCCCTCGAAAATCTTGATCTAAGTAAGAATTTGCTTTCAGGAAAGTTGCCTTCGGAGCTTGGTCATTTGGATAAGCTAGAAACATTTAACCTTTCACACAACAATCTGTCAGGCACAATACCATCCACGTTTAAAGAATTGATGAGCTTGACATCTGTTGATATATCCTACAATCATTTAGAAGGTCCTCTTCCCAACAACAAAGCCTTCCTAGAGGCCCCATTTGAAGCATTGGAAGATAATAAAGGTTTGTGTGGCAACAACACAAATATAAAGATTTGCCCCATACCTAAAGAGAATAGAAGTaaagttataatatttttagtcATAGTGTCTATATCTTGTGCTCTAATTCTATCATTTATCATTGTTAGAGTACTATTTATTTGCAAAAAGAGAAAGAGGCATGTTGATGAGCCAAGACAAACACAAATGACTGTAACTTTCTTTGAAGCATGGAGCCATAATGGGAAAAATGTTCATGAAGAAATAGTTGAAGCAACTGAGAGCTTCAGCTCTAAATATTGCATTGGAGTTGGAGGATTTGGAACTGTCTATAAAGCAGTGCTGTCAACAGGGCAAGTTTTTGCTGTGAAAAAATGGCATGAAAATGGGGGAGGGGCTAGTAAGGAAGCTTTTGATAGTGAGATTAATGTGTTGACAAGAGCTCGCCACCGAAATATCATTAAGCTTCATGGATTTTGTTCGCATACAAGACACTCATATTTGGTGTATGAGTTCATGGAAAAGGGGAGCTTAGTGAAGATATTGAGCGATAATGTTAAGGCAGTGGAGTTGGAGTGGACCAAGAGAATAAACGTGGTGAAAGGTTTGGCCAATGCCATATCATACATGCACCATGGATGTTGTCCAGCTATAATTCATAGGGACATATCAACTAAGAACGTTCTATTGGACGATGATTACGAGGCTCACATTTCTGACTTTGGTTCTGCTACAACTTTGGATCCAGAGTCATCGAATTGGACACCATTTGCAGGAACCCTTGGCTACTCAGCCCCAG AGCTTGCTTACACAATGCAAGTAAATGAGAAGATAGACGTGTACAGCTTCGGAGTTGTAACATTAGAAGTGATCATGGGAAAGCATCCAGGAGATCTCATATCATCTTTATTACCATCACCATTACCGGATTTCGATGTTCTACTTAAGGATGTACTGGATCAACGTCTCTCGCCTCCAAGGAGGCAAATAGTGGACCATGTGATCTCCATTGCAGAAATAGCATTTGCATGCCTACAACGAAGTCCACAGTCTCGGCCGACTATAAAGCAAGTATCTCAGAAGCTGTCAACTCCATTACAATCATTATCAGAGCCTTTTCATATGATTACAATAAAGCAGCTGTTTGATTCCCCAACATGGACATCCTAA
- the LOC112492232 gene encoding probable leucine-rich repeat receptor-like protein kinase At1g35710 has product MLVSVELFHAHSNNLLGSTPMSIGNLSKLTDLELSTNKIVGSIPIEIGQLKSLTTLYFNGNRLTGSIPVSIGNLSKLTDLQLSVNKIVGSIPNEIGRLKSLTILYLNDNQLTGPIPVSIGNSSKLTDLELGGNKIDGSISNEIGQLKSLEEIYLSGNHISGSILASIGNLTSLAIFSLFANNITGSLPPEMNNLANLEYIFLSNNFLYGSLPENICLGGRLKRVAKLYLSSNLLVGKILEELGQLRLLYVLKLNNITLSGNVPTQTGMFFDLQQVDLADNKLSGLFPKHLKLCTNLQWLNLRNNRFNGVVPFQIGIFSLFEMLI; this is encoded by the exons ATGTTGGTGTCTGTTGAGTTATTTCATGCTCATAGTAACAATCTCTTAGGTTCAACTCCTATGTCCATTGGAAACTTGAGCAAGTTAACTGATTTGGAACTTAGTACAAACAAAATAGTTGGGTCCATCCCCATTGAGATTGGGCAGCTTAAATCACTCACTACCCTTTATTTTAATGGTAACCGACTCACTGGTTCAATTCCTGTGTCCATTGGAAACTTGAGCAAGTTAACTGATTTGCAACTTAGTGTAAATAAAATAGTTGGGTCCATCCCCAATGAGATTGGACGGCTTAAATCACTTACTATCCTTTATTTGAATGATAACCAGCTCACTGGCCCAATTCCTGTGTCCATTGGAAACTCGAGTAAGTTAACTGATTTGGAACTTGGTGGAAACAAAATAGATGGGTCCATCTCCAATGAGATTGGACAG CTTAAATCTCTTGAAGAGATTTACTTGTCTGGGAACCATATTAGTGGCTCAATTCTTGCATCCATTGGAAACCTTACATCCCTCGCCATCTTCAGTTTGTTCGCTAACAACATTACAGGATCCCTTCCTCCTGAAATGAATAACCTTGCAAATCtggaatacatttttttaagcaATAACTTCTTGTATGGCTCTCTTCCAGAAAATATTTGCCTGGGTGGAAGACTTAAAAGGGTTGCG AAACTTTATCTGTCCTCCAATCTTCTTGTAGGAAAAATTCTAGAGGAATTGGGCCAATTGAGATTGCTTTACGTTCTTAAACTCAATAATATTACACTTTCTGGAAATGTTCCTACACAAACCGGGATGTTTTTTGACCTTCAACAGGTTGACCTTGCAGACAACAAATTGAGTGGACTATTTCCCAAACATTTGAAGCTGTGTACAAACCTACAATGGTTGAACTTGAGAAACAATAGATTCAATGGGGTTGTTCCTTTTCAGATTGGAATTTTCAGTCTCTTCGAAATGTTGATCTAG